A window of Agelaius phoeniceus isolate bAgePho1 chromosome 9, bAgePho1.hap1, whole genome shotgun sequence genomic DNA:
TAACAAGCAACACACCACACCAGGAGGTGTAAATTTTGATTCTTAAAGGCCTCAGAGGACAAGAAAAATACAGGGTTTGgggctcaggcagagcccaggaagCACATGGATGATTTGTTGGCTGGAAACCTTGGCCTTCCGTGTCCCACCTTGAGCAGCCCCCTGGACACACATCCCTCTGAGAAAGTGGCATCCCAGAgggctttgggttggaagggaccctagaGATCacctcatcccacccctgccatggcaggggcaccttccactgtcccaggctgctccagcctggccttgggcactgccagggatgcaggggcagccccagctgctctgggcaccctgtgccaggggctgcccaccctgccagggaacaattcctcattcccaatatcccatctaaccccaACCTCCTTCAAGTCCTCAAAGGTCTTCATTCCTCCCTTTAACTAAGCTACACAAGAGTTCCTCAGTAAAAATCcagctgtttggttttttttttttgccacctTCTGTCCTTCCACCACAGGTGGAACAACCCCAGGTGCTGAATCACACACTCACCTCAGCACTGACACACTGCTCCAATGGCCTCATTCCACAGCCTGGGGATGCCAGAGAAggctctgctgccttcccaGCCTCTACTACTATTAATTTATCACTGTTACTACTAGTTAGTACCTCCACTAGAGAATGAGTAGTGGGGTGagaaggcagcagggcaggggggattctgcccctctgccccactcAGGTGAGCCCTGGTGCTCCCAGCATGAGGAGGGCATGGAACTGTTGGAGCAGgtccatggagctgctgagggggctggagccaggctgggagagctgggaatgctcagcctggagaagggaagggtgtggggagacctcacagctcctgccagggcctgaagggacacaggggagctggagagggaccctgcaacagggactggagggacaggacaaggggatgGGTTCAGATTgacagagggaagggctggatgggatattgggaatgaggaattgttccctggcagggtgggcaggccctggcacagggtgcccagagcagctggggctgcccctgcatctctggcagtgcccaaggccaggctggagcagctgggacagtggaaggtgtccctgccatggcaggggtgggatgagatgagctttaagatccTTCCAACCTATATAAGTTCCCTTCCACGATTCTCTGACTCCTTGCAGTGGGATTTTCATGCTCACAGGCGAGGGAGGACATTTCCAAAagcccagagcaggcagagcaggcacctCTCCCCGTGCTCCCCTCCACGagtcctgtgtgtgctgctgccctgagtgagggtggggaggatgggtcaggcagcagggtgacactgctgtgccctggcagggatgtgacacagctctgagcacccACAGCCTCGTGTGACACCCTCTGCATGAGCACACCTGGGAGAAGATTGAATAGGAGGCTGAGTgaccagcctgcatgttacacagtctgtctctactctaaaccaatcccaaagggccagcatcacccagaagatggaggcgaGGAGGGAGAAATAAGAAGGACGGGGCacgcccaaattcctccatcttgggaccccAAACCTCCATTCTGAAAACCTTAAAATTCCAccttttcaccctgtgacaaactaactattattctacttaaactctccTGGTTTGTAATCCTTCATACAAAGCTGGtcatttgctccatgggtcaaaatcaaagtcacaggtgccttgggctctgtgccagggtctctgagccccctgcaggagctggagccatccaggacactcagagggatgtcctgggctCCCACAGCCAccaaggcagggacaggcatgGCTGGGTGGGCACAGGCAGTTCCTGTGGCTTTGGCCAAGCGTGGGTGTTgcaccagctctgccttgtacctctggctgctgctgggatctCCAGCCTGGTGCTTTTCCAGAGAGTTCTGCAGAGCTTTGGTGAATTGCCCCCTGCTAACACAGCACTTTTGGACCTCACTGTCACTTCTCATGAGGTGTGGATGCCCAAGTGTCTCCCATCCAGGCAGGCAGTGaggcctgagctgcccttgggTATCCTTGGGGAGCTCAGCATGCTGCTGAGGCCTTGGAAAGGTGGGAGTGATGCCTTCAgaatgatgcctcaggttttagcttttgtatttttcagattctgtgctgctttagtgtgcagttctgagcttcacattgagggatggtgagctctgtgcacagagcagggagacaaaacaattcctgctctagctggggaccaaggacaaatgatccaaatctcagcccaagagcacaaacaccgtgggctggagagagataaacaaggatgggactgcatgggctaaagctggaatggaaCAATGAACtccaagatgcaaatggagcagaactgatcaaagtgagagaccccatgGCCAGGTGTCcatttttgtgaccattttggttcaccctgggtgcagccctggctgggctcttgtgctgcccaaggtggatccattgaggagatccttttaataaatccctgctttattctttaactctgttctaggtcagccttctcaaggcatcagCTCAGACCAAGCTTTTTTGTTGCCCCAGGAACTCTTCTAAATGACCCTGGGATACGGGAAATTACCCTGGCAGTTAGGAAATGACCCTTTACCAAGAAAACCTgttggctttttgtttgtttgtttgtttgtttgtttgtttgtttttctcttggcttcttggcttttttcttttccacccTGGCTATCAAGAGCTTAAGGTGCAACTCCATAGCTGGAATTCCTCAGCACACCAACCCAGCTGCCTCTGCAAAACCGCAATCAAAGCCACGAGAAGCTTCCCATGAAGGGAGGTGCCCCAGGAGTGATCAGCACCCATCTGTTAATTGGAGGACACGTGAACAGCAAGTGCCAGCGTGGCTGGGCTCTGACACAGCCTGGTCCTTTTAACTCTGCTGGTGACAGAGccactggcactgccaccagcagcctggccagacgtgccagggctctgcctggtAACGAATTTCCCTTCGTGTCCTCCAGATTTGTGTCCTTTTGGAGCTGCCTGGTAACGAATTTCCCTCCTTGTCCTTCAGATTTGTGTCCTTTTGGAGCTGTCCCCAGCGGGGGAAAAGCATCACtcaatcttttttttattatttttggtCTTATCTCACAGCTTGGTGACACCACAGGTAGGTTTGCTGGGAGTATTTCAGAGGGTAGGAAAGTCTCGTGGTGTGGGAGCAGAAGGAGGGAGGCAGAGAGTAATTCACAGTTCATGCTGCTGGGCTGAAGTTAGGCTCTAACTTTTGAGAGCCTGGCACAATGTTAGAAATCATATGTAATGTTAATTGTGTGCATGAAAATAGGCCTCTGCTCAGCTCAGGAGCACCTAAGGTGATCAAAAaggtttctgttttcttttaggCAACACTGATTTAACTAACAGCCTTCCTCTGAGGTTCTACCAGTTTCAGCTCATGGGATCCTTCTGTTTACAGTGGGTTCTGGTAGGAAAGCTAAGGAATAGAGAAACACAAAAAGTATAGACAGAGTCATAGCCCAGCCACACTAAACATGTTCCTTCCATAGCATAAACTCCCCCTTTAGGTTAATTCCCTCTGTGAGACAACTGGCCCTGTCTGGGATTATCCCAGTACTGGTTCAGTTCTTGTCTTGCATAGCTGGTTCCCTTCTTgccattaaaaatattaaaaaggcTCCAGCCTAGTTCCAGATCTGTACAATATAAAAAATTCTTATGTGGACAGCAAAGTAAACTGAAATTGGGAATTCCCTCCACTTTCCCAGCCCAGAAAATGATATGTGATCTCCAGATCTGTGAGGAACCTAACACATCCCAACCAAGCAGAAACAAACATTCACATCAATTCCAGCGACAATAACAaccaacaataacaacaacagcagcagccgTGCCACGGTTTTGCTCTTGTgactcttgctgctgctcctatTGCTATTATTACcatcattatcattattttttgctgttgttgtcaCTATTATCATTCACACAGGCACGAGATGTGGCTGCTCATGACAGTCCTGCTCCTGGTCCAAGCACCCACGAGCTCCAAAGGTGCCACCAAGCAGAAGAAGGCTCTGAACCCCGAGGCTCTCATGAACGTTGTAAGCCAGGAGAACTCTGAATTCCCTGTCTGAGGGCTTGGGCACGTTCagctggaggagagggaggctTGGAGAGGGCTGGTGTTGTTGGGCTGCTGCGATATGACGCTGCCTCCACACCATCATTAAccagctcctcctcccagcaGAATTAATGCAATCACAGCAGGGCAGTTAGGGATGGGGATAATCCCAGACTGGATTTGATCAGATATCTCCCCAGAGGGTAGAAATTTGTGTGTGGCTCCtctccttcagcagcagcaagtcGCTCAGGGCCATGTCCAGGTGAGCCCTGAGAGGCTCTGAAGCTGGGATATAAGATAAAATTGCTGCATTTAATCTTTCCTGCCAACCTCATAACAAAGCAACCTGTGGGCAGGACCACAGCTGGATTTTCCACAGTCTGTGGAGTTCTCAGCATGAATAAAGCTCAGGCAGAGCCTCTGGAGCCCTGCAATGGATCCTGTGGGATTTATCCCAGTGCCCTTCCAGTCAGCCCAGCTCGGCAGGTTTATCCCTCTGCCCCACCACCTTATCTGCCTGGCTCATCACCCGGAGCCTGATGTGACACGTGTGGCAGGCGGCAGGAAATCGGTGCCAGATATCTGTAAAGCAGGGTCAGGCATCAGGAAATCCTTTTGGTTTCAATGGTTTCAGTAAATCTTTCTGGTTTCAACAGTTtcaaagccctgcagctgccagctcccctCCTTGCCCATGGCTGAGCATCTCCCCTTCCCCTGGGCAGGTCACTGGGGCAGGGTTGGGACAGAGCAGCCTCTGCCACAAAAAGCCCTCAGCTGATCCAGAGACAGCCTGGGCAAAGACATGTCCCACAACTTTGATTTTACCATGCCAGATGGTAAAAGTCAAGTTCTTATCTCCTCAAGTCAGATAAGCACCTTCGCTATGGAAAGTTTCCCAcctgggtttttcttcccccagagcCAAATCATCTGCCACAGAGGGTACCCCAGTGAGGAGTATGAAGTGCTGACTGCTGATGGCTACTACATCCACCTGAACAGGATTCCTCACGGAAGAGAAAAGCCTAAGGACAGAGGTACAGCTCGATTTCACTCAGAGCCAGCCAAAAATAAAAGCCCTGAATGTCAGCAGGGGAATGGATGGACCTGGACAGGCCGGGGGAATAGTCTTTGTTAAAGCAAAAATACTGAATCCGTGGGATTTCTCCAATTTACACTCaaagctgcagcaccaggagacatGGCCAAAATGCACATTTTGCATGTCCTCTGGCAGTGCAAGGAAGAGGCTTTACTGCCCTTAATTTGAGGTGAGTGAATAGAGAGAATGTGCTTTGATGAAATGTGCTGTTTCCTTTGCACCCAGGGGCCAAGCCAGTGGTGTTTCTCCAGCATGGGATACTTGGAGAAGGCAGCCACTGGGTGGAAAACCTGGCCAACAACAGCCTTGGCTTCATCCTAGCAGACTCTGGCTACGATGTGTGGCTGGCAAACAGCCGGGGCACCAGCTGCTCCCGGAGACACCAGCACCTTTCAGCGGACCAGgtggaattctgggatttcaGGTGGGCTGGAGTGTGTTACAAAAGCCTGGCAGAGGCTCTCTGCCTGTCACCAAGCTCTAGGCAGAGGTGGGGGCCCCTGGGCAGGCAAGTCAGAGCAGctaagccctggcacagcctcccctggcGAGGATGGGGCACCTGAGCAGACCTGCCTGCTGACACAgtgccagctcctccctgcagtgccgagagcacagggcactgccacctgcgtggggacacacagagacacCAGCCCTGCCGCCCCAGGGACCTCACTGAGCTGCCCATGAGTGTCATTGCCACCTCCCCTGCTCCTAGACCTTGTTGTTGCCCTTTTTTCAAGCTGCCACTGCCTCTCCAGAGCAGAATCCCCAAGCTCATAAAGAGGCTTTTAGAAAAACCTCACACAGCAGGTCTGCCTTTCACCACCTCCCACCAACAGGCACACAGGCAGGAACCATTGCTCCATTCCCCTGGGGGAAAGAGcatcccagggagcagagctggtgctgtAATCCTGGTGggagccagctctggctgggtaTGGCACTGGAATGCTGGCCAGGCTCTGCACAGTCTGTTTACTGCTCACCAGGGCCGTGGGAGGGCTAAGCCCTTTCAGGGCAGGATGatgccatggcaggagggatCCATGCCAGGAATTCTCCCCTGGAAAATCAGCCCCAGATGTGGAGCTGGGCAATGCAAGGCAGCTCAGGGGAAGTTGCTGCCTCACAAGCAACATCCCCCTCCTGTTTTGCAGCTTCCATGAGATGGCAATGTTCGACCTGCCGGCTGCCATCgactttgtgctgcagaaaaCGGGGCAGAAGCAGCTCCACTACGTTGGAtactcccagggctgctcaatTGGTGAGTTCCAAAGGGTCACCCACCACCTAGACTCAAAACAGTcaattttggtggttttgtcaACAGAAAGCAGAGGGCTCCCCTCCTCGTGGGCTTAAAAACCACTGACGTGCCCGATCAGCCAAGGGAATAAAGGTGTTGCCTCCCTTTGGGCATCTCTTGCACCAACATTTAGCAGGAGAAGGTGGCAACAGATCTCAGATTTCCAAGTGGAGATAATCAACTAAACAGAGCTGGGTGCAAGTGAGCCCTCAGATTAAGCACCTGAGGAAAGATGGAGCAAGCCTGAggttgttttttctgttttctcagcGTTTATTGCGTTTTCATCCATCCCTGAACTGGCTCAGAAAGTCAAAATGTTTTTTGCCCTGGCTCCAGTAGTGTCACTCAAGCACAGCAGAAGTCCATTCATGAAGATGAAGTTCCTCATGGACAACCAGCTCCAGATGATTCCGGTAAGGGATTTACTCCACACCCTTCTGCCCCAAAATGACTGCTTCTAGAGAAGGGATCAAGCCCAgacacagcccctggggctctCTGATGCAGCAGAAAACAGTTAATTCCTGCTGGTTTATTAGCACAGACACAATTCAGGCACACACACAGTCCTGGATGGCCTTGTTGAGTGCATTTCTTCTTCCCATCTGTAGGATACACGTGGTCTTTATTTGGGGGCACATGGGAATAAATCACACGGgactccattttcttcatggtgGGAAAAGCCTCTTCTTTAGTCACATGAGTCCTTTTTGTACAGTTTTACAGACCTCATGTGTGACTCCAGATGGTCAGTAGCTTTCTTGACAATTACTTTTATTGGTTATTAACAAGTTGTTATTCTGTATTCCTTGGTCACTCAAACCCCTGGTGTGTATGTGCAAGAAAAGTTGTTTGTGAAGaggtaattttaatttttttgtctgtgtgaAAAGAGTTTATACAGGTGCTGGTGGTTTTTTACCCAGGAATAGATTGTTATGTTAAGGAATTGCTCACACCAGGATTgcttcacatgggaacttgcaCAGTGCTTGCTTCCCTTAGAAGAAATGACAGGCCAGCCAGAGCAGGCTTGATTTTACAAGgcttttttttataatttttctacCTTGCTGCAACAAGGGCACTTGTAGGGGCCCTAGACCAAACACCTGAAGAAGAGCAGCTTTGCCCATGTTGATTCCATGAAAAACAGATCCAGTGCTTGGGGGAAGTGGGGGGAAAGAGGAGAGCTGTGAATATTGATTTCCCTGGTGTGCGTTCAGTCAGCACCAACTCCTGCAGTGAGCTGTGCACATCTCCATGGGGCAGGGGCTTGATTCCTGGGTATTCCCTTTACTGCCTGGCTGGTggggcagcccaggggctgggctgcagggaggggggacagggaACAGCCTCAGTGTGTCCCTTTGCTCccgcagctgctgctgggcagaacGGACGCATCCCTGCGCATCAGGCGGCTGTGGCGCTTCCTCCCCGAGCTCTGCAGGCACACGCTGCTGCACAGGCCCTGTGCCAAcctcctcttcctgctgggGGGCTACAACGAGAAGAACCTCAACATGGTGGGTGTGCTCTGTGGGGACAAAGGGTCACTGTTGTGTcacccaccctgcccagcctggcagcaaaCAGACCCTGCGTGGGCAACACGTGTCCCCCTGCCacctgcttttcctccctgggacagggaaagCCCCCCCAGGCTTTCCACGTGTCCCCCTGCCacctgcttttcctccctgggacagggaaagcccccccaggctctgctgggtaAATGTCAGTGGGCAGGTGTGGAAGTTTGCAGGCAGTCCTGACatgggaagagacgagaatcttgactccgtGCTAAatcacaaggctgatttattgttttatggTATATATGTTATGTTTATACTAacagaatagaagaaaggatttaatcagaaggctggaagggagaagggaaagggaaagggaagagggaaggggaagagggaaggggaaaggaaagggaaggggaaaggaaagaaaagaaaaggggaagggaaggaaatgggaagggaaagggaaggggaaaggaaagggaaggggaaagggaaagggaaagggaaggggaaaggaaagggaagggggaaggggaaaggaaaggggaaaggaaaggaaaggaaaggaaaggaaaggaaaggaaaggaaaggaaaggaaaggaaaggaaaggaaaggaaaggaaaggaaaggaaaggggaaaaggaaaagggaaaaggaaaaggaaactcaTGACTCTCAGAGAgactgagacagctggactgtgattggccattaattagaaacatccaacatggaccaatcaaagatgcaactgttgcattccacagcagcagataattattgggtttgttttcctctgaggcttctcagcttctcaggagaaaaatcctggcaaagggatttttcagaaaatatcatggctacagccAGGTGGCCCTTGCCAGCACCTCTGAATTAGGGCTGCCTGTCACTGTGACCAGCCTGGCATGCAGCCCCTGCTGTACCCACCTGCTGAAGCAGCCTCTGGGTGACCTCAGGCAGTCACTGAGGCCttgggcacagcccctgagcccAGGGAAGGTGTCTCACAGAGCTCCTCCCCATGCTGGCTCACAGCATtggtttttaatgaaaattatatCCCTGAACCTGGTCCAGCTTTTCAGGCAGTGTGACtcagcagtggcagctctgggaaaCACCTGGCAGCTGCCAGTCCACTCCCATCCGCTGGAAAGCACCCTCAGCTGGGATTTGTTTCCTTGCAGACACGGCTGGATGTGTACACATCGCACTATCCAGATGGCACCTCGGTCAAAAACATCATCCACTGGGCCCAGGTAGGACCCCTGACACACACACCCCCCTGGGATGGGCCCTTCACTGAGAGCCAGGAGAGACTCGAGAGCTCAGGGGCCCCAGACACTGGGAAAGTAAAGGCAAGAAATGAGAAGAGGTGCTGGATGCAGGAtgagctgccctggtgcctctgGGGACCAGGGAACACTGCAGTGtgtgtcctgtgctgggccaggcaggacaagggacaggatggggagGCCACAGATGGATGTTGGACCCCCCCAGGAGTCACCAAAGCAGAACTTGGGGACACCATGAAGCCCAAGGAGAAGTTGAGAGAACTGGATAAGGAGGAAAATGGGGACCCAACAATGTCTCCCCCTGTCCAAAGGGGTCCTGGACACCCTGGAGATGGACTCTGCAGCTTCAGCACTGGCCCTGCTGGAAATGGGGTCAGGCTGGAGAGCCCCACCCATGTGCCTCCTTGCAGAGCCAAATTATTGGTAATGGAGGCTGCAAAAGGACAATCAGGCTgttggaggagctgcagcagcaccctgcacacacagctggtgGTGAGCAGGATTTCAGAGGGGCGAGCACCAGGGCAGCCAAGGAGTCATGTGGAGCACCTTGGCTTGTCAGCCCATGGCTAGGGACAGGCATGGAGCCAGAGGGCAAAAAGCCACCCTGTTAAAAAAGGTGGGATGCCATCTCCTCCTGCAATGTCCCACAGGTGAGACACCAACACCTCTCCttgtcctgcctgtccccagccagcTGGCATGGTTGGAGATGGGCACATGGAGGGCAGGGACTTCCACAAACTCTTTCTGAGCACCCTCTCATGATGGGTGCCTCGAGGGGGGCGTGAGATACAAGACCCATGCAGCAGCAGATCCATCTTCTCCCAGCAGATCCATCCTTCCACAGCAAATCCATCCTCCCACAGCAGGTCCATCCTCTCCCAGCAGATCATTCTTCCACAGCAGATCCATCCTCTCATAGATCCATCCTCTCCCAGCAGATCCATCCTCTCACTCACAACAGGTCCATCCTCTCCCAGTAGATCCATCCTCTCACAGCAGATCCGTCCTCTCACTCACAACAGGTCCATCCTCTCACAGCCAATCCATCCTTCCACAGCAAATCCATCCTCTCCCAGCAGATCCATCCTCTCCCAGCAGATCCATCCTCTCACAGCAGATCCGTCCTCTCACTCACAAAAGGTCCATCCTCTCCCAGCAAATCCATCCTCTCCCAGCAGATCCATCCTCTCATAGATCCATCCTCCCACAGCAGATCCATCCTCTCCCAGCAGATCTATCCTCTCATAGATCCATCCTCTCCCAGCAGATCCACCCT
This region includes:
- the LOC129122989 gene encoding lipase member M-like, producing MWLLMTVLLLVQAPTSSKGATKQKKALNPEALMNVSQIICHRGYPSEEYEVLTADGYYIHLNRIPHGREKPKDRGAKPVVFLQHGILGEGSHWVENLANNSLGFILADSGYDVWLANSRGTSCSRRHQHLSADQVEFWDFSFHEMAMFDLPAAIDFVLQKTGQKQLHYVGYSQGCSIAFIAFSSIPELAQKVKMFFALAPVVSLKHSRSPFMKMKFLMDNQLQMIPLLLGRTDASLRIRRLWRFLPELCRHTLLHRPCANLLFLLGGYNEKNLNMTRLDVYTSHYPDGTSVKNIIHWAQVIKSGEFKAFDYGSENRARYHQDTPPLYRPEEMPVPTAVWSGGQDWAADWSDVLQLLPRISHLVTYTHIPDWNHWDFVWGLDAPRRLYSSILSLMEGSR